The DNA segment tatcaattttggtgctactaaccattctctttaTAAGAAATTCTCcaatatgatgaaaagtgaatttgaaatgagtatgatgggtgaacttactttcttccttggattgcaaatcaaacaaatgaaagatgaaatttttataaatcagtccaagtacctaagggatatgctaaagaaattcaaaatggaagatatgaaaagtattggaactcccatgagcttAACAATCAAAttagagaaagatgaaaaaggtaaggagatagataataaactctatagaggtatgattggttctttgcTCTACTTGATAACATCTAGATTAGACATTCATTTTattgtatgtttatgtgcaagatttcaatcatgtccaaaagaatttCATCTTGTAactgttaaaagaatttttaagtacctTATTAGCATATACAACATtggcttatggtatccaaaatgcgaatcatttgatcttattggttatagtgattcagattttgctggtagtagattagacaaaaaaaaaaaaaaacacttctgaAACTTATCAATTTCTAGgccatgcattagtttcatggcacagtaaaaagcaaatTTCTGTTGCACTTTCTACAGTACAAGCTGAATATATTAtagctggaagttgtgttgcacaaattttatggatgaaacaacagtttgaagattttgaaattaagTTTGATCACAttcctataaaatgtgacaacacTAGTGCTATGAACTTATCAAAAAATCCTGTCCAatactctagaagcaagcatattgaaattagacataaTTTTATTAGGGACCATGTTCAAAATGGagatattcaaattgaatttgttcCTTCTGAAAAATAActtgctgatatttttacaaaaccatTTAATGAGAAAACTGTttacaaaataagaagagaacttggtatgactGATGCTCTTGCTTAACATTTGATGCATATTCATGTTACTAtgtgaaaatgaagtgatatatatTGATTTGTGGTGTTAAAAATGTGTTCTTAAATTTCTAATacaatttgaaaatttattggtcTGATCTGACGTGAAcagtattctgcagaatttaatGACAGTAGCATACTAATCTATTTGCTAATTTTCTTATTTGCTAAGTActttaccactgctcctaatTCTTCATTGGCAAACTGGTAGTTAGGTCTGATTGTACTGAAAttctaagattttttttttctgagcgtctattttgtatttttaaaaGTCATATTATTTAAATACCCCTTTTGTTTAAATCTATGTTTCTTTATGTGTTTAGAGGGCAAAATAGACCTTTTATATATTAATGAACATAATTTCTAGCGCGGGACTCAAAAATTTGCAGAACCATCAGTCTTCTCTGTTTCTCCACTGATACACGATATCAATCTCTCTGCAAAACTTCCATTTCTATCTTTTCaagtttaaatttcaatttttttccctttttcaaCGCATCTCTTCCCTAAATCTGATTGAACACATCTCTTCTCCATTGTTAACCCGTTTCACTCACAACCCTCTCTGCCATCATCtcctttcattttctttaaaACTTTCGAAACCCATTTCCTCTCTAACAAAGCCCTTATTCCGCATTTTTCAAAAACAGAAAATCCCTAAAATCCTTTTTGCTCATTCCCcgatatctctctctctctctccgaaGGAAATCAATCAACATTAGTTCTTTTTGGGTTAAGTTTTTTCGACACATTCTCTCTTTTTCTCACTTTCACTGACCTTCATCCGCTCTACAAATATcaggtattttattttttttgtgacattgttgtggtatttatctttttatatacatcttcaatttttcttgaaattagtTGATGGGTTTTCTTATTTTGAGCATTTTCATGACAACAAAATGCATTATATgtcaaaattataaatttgttaTTGATATTCACAAACCTTGATATTTCTTACTGTCTAttcttaaaattttgaataatacaTGACATTGCTTCAAAAATTTACTGTTGTTCTTCTAATAGTTATACGTTGACTGCTCACATTATTCATTTTGTGAACCTAGCATTATCTATCCCTACTACCAACCCTTTCTGATTTGGTCATGGCACAtttaaaaggaaaaggaaaagaaaaggttACCCCAGCCTCATCATCTTTAGATTCTGCCAATGCCAGTGTCCCTTCATCACCTCCTTCTACACAGAAAGAAGCTCCGCTGGTCAtttaaaaaacaaaagaaaagtccAAGAAGAGGACCAGTGAGCCTGTCCAGGAGAAAGGTTCTAAGAAGAAAAAGATTTCAAAAGCTCTAATTGTGCTTATGGAAAGGGTCATTCATGAACCAATGTACATCCACTGGTCTGCTTTTAATGAAGTCTCTGTTTCTTTACAGTCTCTATTTGAATACCAAAAATGGGACAAATTATGCTCTAATACTGAGGGAATATATGTGGATTTAGTTCAAGAATTCTATAGAAATTTGAGAGTTGATGATGCTGAAAGTGATGAATCTTTTAACGTTAAAATGAAAGGAAAAGTTTATGAGGTGACAGTAGAAAGGTTAGCTAGAGCCCTAGGCATCCCAAACAGTGAGAATAGAATCTGTTCTCACAAAGAAGTCTTTGTTGTTGGAGGGTTTAATAAGAAAGATTTTGAAGCTGAAGTCTTTAAAGGGGAAGTGAAAGATAAAACCAACAACACCCATGCTcaccaacacatcaaaatcctTCACAGCTTCATCATTTATGTATTGAATCCTAGAACTGGTAGTCCAAACTATTTAAGCACACTTGATCTCTGCATAATATGGCATATTGTGAATAAAATTAAGTTTAATCTTGCCTACTTTATGCTGAaacaaatcatgaaatggaaaccaccttacaaactaccctatgcccatcttcttaatgACTTATTTAGAGATTTTGGGATATCTCTAGAAAATGAGAAACTTAGAACAATTATGATCCCCATTACAAGCCTGCAGAAAGATGATGATAGTAGGAAATTGAGGTTTGAACAAGGTGTTAGGTCTAAGGATAGTGCAAGTGATGCTTTTTATGTTGAAGGAATTCTGGAATAAGTGAATAATTTAAGGCGATTTGTTGAGATTGAATTTGGAGAAATACAAAAATTTAGATCTTTTCAAGATGTTCTTATGAATGCACTTGATTCCAAGATTGATGGAACTTTGATGATGATGTATAAAATTATGGATGAGTTAACCAAAATCAAAGTTCATTTGAGTCTTTCAAGCACTGAAGCTAGAGAAACCAGTAAGGCTACTGCCACTGGTTCTGTTCCACaaacagaaaaagaaaaggaaacaaaagaggaaaaggaagaagaagaagaagaagcagaaaaagaagaagaggaagaggaagaagaagaagaagaagaaaaagaagaaaaagaggaagaagaaaagaaaacagaataagaagaagaggaagaagaagaaactgaaaaagatgaagaagaagaaactgaAAAAGACGAAGAAGAATCAGATAATGAAGATTCTAGCAATGATAGTGATGGAAAAGGAAGCAgtgaaaaagagaatggagatgaCATGAGTGACTCTGCTTCTGAGCAGGAACCACTAACTCCTGCTCCTGCTGCACCTACTAAAGGAAAAGCAAACTCAGCTAAAGAGGAACAAAGAAGTAAGCAGAAAGAAAAAACTGATAAACCATCTGGCAAAAAGGCTAAAATTGATAAAAAGCCTACTGCAGAATCTGGTATTGCTGCTGCATCTGAGTTAGCTCTTGGCCCTATTGTCCCTTTAACACCTAGAACTGCAATGGCTACTGAAATCCTTCAAATGTTGAGTGATAAACCTGTCAAGCCAAAAAGGGTGAAGATGGCTGCTCCAAGACAAATCAGAAGAAGCTCTAGGCTGAAGGAATAGATCACCATACTAGATGCTTactgattttattttattctatctAATAGTCTGTCTCTTAGTTTGCTACTCTATTTGTTATTTTTAGCTTTCTGGATgttaattagtttgctatattatCTACTATTTTGTCTATTTTAGTTCACTGCACTTAAACTGATTTTTTGTTTATACATATGTGCATGTTTTCTCCCATGTTCTTTTGATAATGACAAAAAGGGAGAGAAGTGAATGATTgatattgttgatataacttgtGATTAATATGTTGTTGATATAGCTTGTGAAAATAtcttgtgcatatttagttagtatttTAGTCTTACTTGCCTAAAACTCCTTGTGACTaaaaatgcttatgaatatttcattgaaattattaaggaGGAGTTATTTGTTAATATgtgttgatatatatatatatatatatatatagggggagttattcccacatatacattcatacacatactcacacttgtCAATTCTTAtatggtgattcaattgagttttgtcatcatcaaaaaggaggATATTGTTGAACCCATGAGTTCAAAGGagtatagattttgatgataataaaactcaactagaatcaaactaatattattttaagtgttgtgcttctctAAGGATAAAGAAAAAGATTCATGGAATTGATGATGAACTTGTGTTTTAAAGAAAGGTTGACATACTAAGATAATACAAGATGAATTAAAgacaaagaaaaaagaaaatattacCTTTCAAGCTGCATTGAAGATCAAAATTGAATGTATATAATTTAGAAGTTAGTTTAAACTTTAAAGATTACTTATAAAAAGATTTAAAGAGTAGAAgccaataatatttatttttaatccctcaaattTTTATCCTAAATTTTCAAAACTTGTTTTTGAATCATCAATGGCCTAAAAGTATTTTtttcaaagttatgcagaaaagtttcctggtatgctaactggtttgttattgattttggtatgctaactgtctcaactctgcataATATCGcaggctattttcttgaaatttaaaattgtagcattcaaatgagttctcaaacagTCAGAAATAattcaaagctataaatacacttaCCCTTGGCAATTTTGtacttaatgaaagtctctctacTGTTCCTAAACTTTTAAGATCATTAAAGCTTTTATTCAAAGtgcttaaattatttttattgctcatcattggtttaactactcatctcttcttttaGATTCTGTTAtattgagtgagattgagttttaaacaccttcttagcatttatgagaggtcatacaaacacctattgaagcttgattgtaaaaagtgtttgggataacacttggaaGAGTGTGAAGCTACTTATAAAAGCTTTGGTGTGAAGATTTGTAAATAGTTTTCGTCTCTTGTCTTTAAAAGATAAGATTAGTGGAGTGAAGaatcaaagtgggatctttgagaaagtggatgtaggctagttaggcCGAATCACTATAAAAATTAagtgttcaattttctcaacccttactctttaaacttatgcatatttatttctggttaaattatttttattaaattgagAATTAAAACTATTTACTGTCAATACTGCTGCAAACTGAAAAATTTTGTTTACTGttgaatctgctgatatctgatataatTTGCTTATTGTTATATCTGTTGTCAACTGATATTCTGTTTACTGCTCTGTTTGCTGTGCTGTGATTTtattcaaattattaaaatttttattgagtgcaaatataTTCTGTCAGATCAGTATACTGCATGTTTTTAATCCAACTTTGTATCAACTAATTATTTGAGCAGTATCACACACATTTCATAGtagaaaattaaattgaactaagctgtaatttttcaaagattttAAGCAAGAACTGAAAAATTATTTTACTCCAATTTactcccctcttggacatattttgggacatcaggaAGTATGTAAAATTTGATCCAAATGTTGATGGGTATGTCCTTTTGGACAACTTTAAGGTTCCTAGAGCTACTAGGCTTACGGTCAGGAAGCTATGTGAGTTGGGGTGGTTGTTCATGAAGGTTAAAGGGTACATTTCAGAGAGTATAGATCGGCTTCCAGTTGAAGATGCAGGCACTGTAGGGCATGCATTTTGTGCTACATTGCAACATGAGCTCTCAGAATACTTTAAGTTGTTGGCTGTGCTCGAAGCACAGGCAATGAATCCTATTCCTTTGGTTTCAGAGACATCTAGTTCAGGGAATTACTTGTCATTGAGGAGATTGTCAGTTTGGTTTGCAGAACCAATGGTGAAAATGAGGTTGATGGCTGTTTTGGTTGATAAGTGTAAAGTTTTGAGGGGTGGTGCAATGGCTGGGGCTATACATTTGCATGCCCAGCATGGTGATCCACTTGTTCATGGGTTTATGAGGAGTTTACTTCAGCGTGTGTGTTCTCCACTTTTTGAAATGGTTAGGAGTTGGGTTTTGGAAGGGGAGTTGGGTTTTGGACATTTTTGCTGAATTCTTTGTTGTGGGTCAGCCTGTGAAAGCTGAGTCACTTTGGAGGGAAGGTTACCGGCTCCATGCTGGGATGCTTCCCACATTATTTCACAATCTCTTGCTCAATGCATCATAAGGACGGGGAAATCAATAAATTTTCTTCGTGTTTGTTGTGATGATCGTGGCTGGGCTGATACTGCAACAgaggctgctgctgctgctgggaCCACAACTAGAAGAAGAAGTCTTGGATACGGTGAAACTGATGCACTTGAAACTCTGGTTGTTGAAGCAGCAAAGAGAATAGATAAGCATCTACTGGATGTTTTGTATACAAGGTATAAGTTCAAAGAGCATTGTCTTGCAATCAAGCGGTATTTACTGCTAGGCCAAGGTGATTTTGTTCAGTACCTTATGGATATTGTTGGACCAGAGCTCTCCGAGCCTGCTAATATCATTAGCTCATTCAAGCTAGCTGGGTTGCTGGAAAGTGCAATTCGATCGTCTAATGCTCAGTATGATGACCGTGATATTTTAGATAGATTGAGGGCCAAGATGATGCCACATGGCACTGGAGATAGGGGTTGGGATGTATTTTCATTGGAATACGATGCTAGAGTTCCGGTAGATACAGTGTTTACAGAGTCTGTTATGGGAAGATATttaagaattttcaattttctgtGGAAGGTGAGACGGGTAGGGCATGCACTTATTGGTGCATGGAAGATGATGAAACCAAATTGTATTACTTCTCATTCTTTCACTAAGTTGCAGGGTGCAGTTAAGTTGCAATTACTTTCAACATTGAGGCGATGCCAAGTTCTTTGGAATGAGATGAATCATTTTGTTACAAACTTGCAATATTATATCATGTTTGAAGTCTTGGAGGTGTCATGGTCTAACTTTTCAAATGAGATGGAAGTAGCAAGAGATCTTGATGATCTACTTGCAGCCCATGAGCAGTATCTCCATTCAATTGTGGAGAAATCTCTTCTTGGTGAACGTTCTCAGCCCCTTTACAAGTCTCTCTTTGTCTTGTTTGACCTCATATTACGTTTCAGACGTCATACAGATAGGTTGTATGAGGGCATTCATGAATTGCAAGCTAGGTAAGAATTCATAGCTATGGACAGTGGTGCAATTAATTTTGAAAGTTGTAATTTGTTTAATGCAATGAGCATTTTTTGAATTACACCTGCTTTTCCCCCCTGTAGAACCATGGCATCCTCTTTACCTTCTCAAGACAAGAACAAATCGCAAAGTCAGACAACAGATAAATCTTCAGAACCTGGATCATGGATCAGTGATGGCAGAAAGGCCTTAACACAATGTGCTGGGGAATTCCTTCGAAATATGGGGCTCCCGGATGCCATTGCGATGGAATATACAACATTGCTAGAAGGATTCTTGCCTCAATTGCTTATGCAGCAACATGTTGACTTGAAATTTCTCCAGTTCCGGCTTGACTTCACTGAATTTTATTGTCAATTTCATCCTATTAAATAGAAGTTACTGAAGCTTAACACATCCGGGTTCAAACTAAATTTGCAATCCCAGGTATGAAAAGACTGCTTCAGTTTGACTAATAGCTCATCACCATGTGAGAACAATTTGCAGTTCATTTCTGACATCTGGACAACCTGTTTGTATTGCAATGCTTATTTTAGGTACTTGAAGATTCTTATTTCTCAACTTCTCTTTGTCAAATTTCATTATTTTGCTCTAGTTCCTTGGTCAAAGGTATTGACACCTGTATTTTACCTTTTCAGATGGTTTTTAATCCTATGACGGCTTGCATGAAAGCTTGCAATCATGTTGAAGGTATTTTTGTATCATTAAATGATGGTGTTAAAAGTAGTATAGATGGTTTGAATATTTTAGTTCAATTTCTTACTGGCGATTTTTCTTCCAGTTGCAAGCTTTATATATTTGCTTGTATATTTGTTTTATGGTTCTGCAATGGCTAAATGATGATTAAGGTATTCTAATGATTTCGACTTTGCatgtttttatttttcaacactGGGGCTTGATTGTACTAGTGTAGTTGCAATAGAACTTCACCTAATTCTTTATCTTGTTGGTAAGCTTGCcttgcaacaaaaaaaaaaatcgtgATTTTGTAAGGGAAGATGAGCATGCCTGCAGTATTCTAATTATCTTGCTGTCATATGGATGACAAAGACGTTATTAAGATTATAGATAGatttggtctttaaattaatttacttACGGGAAAAGGGCTCTATGTATTTTCTGTAGATGGCTTGTGTTCCTGGAGAACTGAAATTAGGTGAAGGCATCTAGTTGAATAAAGGGCAAGAGCAACTTTCATCAGAGATGAAGGAGAACTGGAAGTTGAGTCCAAACTCAAGCTTGCTTCAAAGTGCACTCTAATCCAAGTAGGGAATGTACATATTTTAAACCTTCTATCATTGTTGGCACTTGGgttaaaaaatgtttaaatgaAGCAGCCTAGGCCAGCATAATATGGATTACATTATCGTCTTGTCAACAGAAATTCTGAGTGTTCTTTGGGTTGACAACTTTGTTGGAAATTGTCATTGAACATAATTACATGACTCAGGTTAAATGAAGGTTTTATTTTTTTCTGATGAAGACTTTAGTGTTGGAATTATCTCATGGTTGGGTCTCTAGTGTTGCTTTCGTAGATGGATTTATCACTATCCTGCAGTTTGTCAACAAAATATCGAAATTAAAGTTCATTCTGTGGTATCATCAATATTTTTGTTACATCCCAAGTGAAGAGACAAAGAGGTTGGTTTTGCCAAAGTTTCAGTTTAGAAGCATGACTTTGCTGGGTCTGCCTGGCAGAGGGAGACAAAAACCCTTGAGCGTAATTACATAATCATTGGTAGTTTCATTATGTAATTGTGAAACTCAGTAGTTTTCTCCATTTATATCATGTTTTTGTTTGCTTTTCTCTTTAATGAATATTTAAGCCAAGCATAGTCCAGCTTAATTGGAAGTTTTAAGTATTTTTATCATGTTTTGAGTTTTTGTTTCTCTAGACATATGATCTATTTGCATTATCAATTAGCCTCTTGAACTCACTGCAGCCATGTAAacataaacaattaatttaaaaatttaacaacCTAAAGCTTGTTATTTAAAAATGTAAACAGAAACAATATTAAAGGACGaatctaaaaaaaatttaaaaacttggtTGCAAATTAATATTCTAACAAGAATTAAATGCCAAATCTCAATGAAGGTCAGCCTGTCAACGAGTACTTCTTCCCAGTGAATGGAAGAAATTGCTGTTTCTTTGGAGATTCACTTCTAATAATCTTGGTCTGTGTCTTTTCTGATTTGCTTTCAGAATCAGGGGAACCAAACACTAGCTTTCGTGGACTTTTCTGGGGTCTCAACTCTGCATCAATTGTTCTTGTACGTTTATTTATCCCAACAGAAGATGAAGTGGATGAAGCCAACTCTGCCGCAGGCTTCCCATCCAAACGTCTTGCCAAACCTGTAAACGGAATGAACTTTGCTTCCTCCTTACTTGGCCCCTTCTCTTCAGCCTTCTTCTCCTCTTTAGCTATTTTGGAAGGTTTTACAGGCTCTTTATAATCCAGAGGAGGAGCAAAATCGACCTCGTAATCGGTATCAATAATGCAAACAGCAGAAGAAGGCCTGGTCTCCACTACATCGATAAAAAAATTCTTACTATTATGGTTGATCACAATAGTATCTCCAGTAGTGAGGCAGAAGAACTTGAAACTCAGGGTCCCTTCCAGGACTGCTTTTGGATTGAGAATGCCCAAGAAATCCATAGAATGGGGTTGCAGCTTTATGTAAGTTCCTCTTTCAAGGGTAGCACTCTTCACGCTAAGTAATTCACCTTCCTGCAACTGCAAATTCTTCATCATCCAACTCGGCAAAAACACAGAACCCTCATCAGCAGTGAACTCATAAACTCCGCAATGCGAAACCCGTCCAGTGGAATCGTTACTGATTTTGAATAGCATCCGGAAACCAACTTTCAGGCGCAGGAGATGCTCAAAAGCTGATGGGGGCATTATGATTCGATCACCATGCTCAAGATGGGACTTCCCAATTAGGGATAGAGGAAAACACATGTAAGTGCCCTGGAAAGAAAGGCTTCTTTCAATATTCATATGTTGAAAGTGATTTTCTTTGGACGTGTTTTCTCTGCCATGATTGCTTTCTTCTTGTTCCTCCAAATAATCATCGTAATCAGAGGGTCCGTAGCTACTACattcatcatcatcttcttcttcttgagAAGATTTGTTCTGATCGAGGGGATAAGGGCTTTCTTGGAAATCTTCGGGAGGCGTCTGCCTTTGCTCTTTAGCGTCTCCCATGGCACAAAAAAAAGAGGATTCTGATTTTGCAGAGATTATTTTTTTTCGTTTATGCGTAAGTGCGGTGCCTATATATAACTGGACTAATCCTAGTTGATTAAGGCCTTTTAGCCACACGGATACACAACCTCTAAATCCCAGTGTTTTCATCATTTATACTAGTTAGTAATTCTCACCTAATTAGGAAAGCAATTTCTACGAAAAACAAGCAATTTCCCTAGATGATTCCTTTCTAGTCAAGGAAACCTTAAAACACTACCTCTGAAGTTTGAAGcgattaaaaaggaaaataactCCTAATCGtctttgaattttattttgtatGTTACTTTTatcccttaattttaatttattattaaaaaatttttaaattttaattttatttcacataAGTTTCTCTAATTTATAATAATAGTTTTTCAggttaaaaaaaattactaaaattattattattttctttaacttATCTCCTCTcatactaaaaaataaaaaattgattatTTTATTCATCGTGGCCTATCACAAAAATGTTAATTTTATCACAATGAATGGTTTCAGGAAAGGAAGAGAATTATCCTTCATTAAAAAGTATTGAAATTGCATTAGTAGACATCACAGGAACAAAATtaaagttttaaaaattttaaatttagggatagaaataaaatatatgacAGTCTATAAAAATTACCCTTTAATAGTTGAAATTAGTATTATTCTCATGGATATAAAAGTAGAGAAAGTGGAGCACTTCCAAACACATTAATAAAATTTCATATGCTAaaatttttctatatatatatattttccctTTATCGTCTCCTTTCTTAAAAACAAAAAATATTGGACAAGACCCAACTGGACTAGCAACGCCTTCCAAAATTTCACAAAATTCACAGGAACGTTTACTTTAAGATGCTTAACGTATTCATTTTATTCATGTATCTGAGTCACTATAAGGAATGAACCTTAGAAGTGACACTTGACAGGTTTAAGATTGAGGGTGTTTCTGTACAACTCATAAAAATAGCTCATTGCTTCCAAGATCAGGATGGCCTCAGGGTGTTTTTAGGTGCACTTATCCAAAGGGTACCAGCAATGGCAAATCTCCAAAATGCACTAACATGCTCTGGTAAAGCATATTCAATGCCAACACGTGGACCGATGAGTATGTTTTCAGGCTCAGGTCCATCCAAGAGTTCTAAACCACCTGTAACGTATCCATTTATTTAATATCAGGATTGCATAAATTCCATTAAAATTTATAGATTGACATGGAAACTGGAGCTTACCAGGCGTATAAAGGGGATGATTCGACCATTCCTTTGAAATCCCCAGTGCTTGACCAATCTAAATGCAACAATGAATAAACATTAAGCACGCTAAGGAACCTGACTATACCACAGTTGTAAGATCTGAAAGAAAATTTCAAGGTTTCACACAATACATATATTTCTTTCTACCATAGTGCAATATGGCAGCATAACATAAGAATCAGTTCCAAACATAAGAAGGGGAATGGAAAAGAAGCAACAAAAGatcgtttttttttttaaaaaattttttattttgcaaTGCTTGCAAGGGGCAAGGAAAAGCTGAGGCCTCACTGGCTGTCATTATCAATGAGGGAAATTTCTATTTTCTACTCATATTCGCCATACAAAATAGAAACTCTCTTCTACTTATGTGTATGATACTGATGCCAACTTCCGTTTAATGGTTTATAGCTAAATGTAACAATTTCTTCTTGACTGCTTGCAGGGCAATGGGAAAGATAAGGGATAAAAGAAAATCAATCTAGCCCGTGAACTGTTTACCAAAGAAGCAATCacaaaaactagtaatgttaatCACTAAAAAATTTTCATTCCATATTCAAATTAAGGCTAATGCCACAATCATCTTTCATTTTCATATTTATGTTATCTTTATATTAAGCAGTCTAAATTCAacttataaaaaagaaaattttctcataaaaaaatttagttctGATTTTTGAAGTTAGTTGAAGTCCAGTGCCATGGCACACTTTCTAACTTATCCACATCTGGCTAATCTACTTGGCACCAATGGCAGTCATGTTTAAATGAATGGCTCCATCAATTTAaacaacagaaaaaaaaaattgcagatTTTAATCTGGCATGAATTAGGTAAATTTTACTTGTTATGGTTCAACTTAATTAGGGAGGTATATATTATCATACATTCTTTTAAGCAACATCCATTCTACTTAAAATATTACAAAATTCATTTGCATGTGTGTAAATGAGTTTACAAATCATGAACACAACAACTAcactaaagaaaagaaaatgaaataaaaaccttCCCAGGCCCAGTAAGAAGAACTGGCTTATCAGTTTTCTGACCTCGACGCTGCTGAATGGTATCCAACCCTGTAATTAAGCTCAAAATGATTTAAGGAACGAAAGTAGGACAAAGGGTGAATGCCTTATTCAAGCTTTCTTCAAGATGAGATACTTCCATACTCGAGTAACAGAATAAAGTCTCAATACAAGTATTTACAATTTAAGCAGTACCAGATAGTTATAAACATGGTCTTAGGCAAAAAGCTCAAGCATTCCGTGTCCTTGCCTTTCAAGTACATATCATTGAAGGAAAGACTATTGAAAGTCATTTCATTGCTTTCACATTGTTCTTGTAATGATTTTAACTGCATTAGGATTGTTATTTACTTACTGAAATTAGCACCCAAGCCAATCGCTTTCA comes from the Hevea brasiliensis isolate MT/VB/25A 57/8 chromosome 5, ASM3005281v1, whole genome shotgun sequence genome and includes:
- the LOC110656645 gene encoding uncharacterized protein LOC110656645, with the protein product MMKTLGFRGCVSVWLKGLNQLGLVQLYIGTALTHKRKKIISAKSESSFFCAMGDAKEQRQTPPEDFQESPYPLDQNKSSQEEEDDDECSSYGPSDYDDYLEEQEESNHGRENTSKENHFQHMNIERSLSFQGTYMCFPLSLIGKSHLEHGDRIIMPPSAFEHLLRLKVGFRMLFKISNDSTGRVSHCGVYEFTADEGSVFLPSWMMKNLQLQEGELLSVKSATLERGTYIKLQPHSMDFLGILNPKAVLEGTLSFKFFCLTTGDTIVINHNSKNFFIDVVETRPSSAVCIIDTDYEVDFAPPLDYKEPVKPSKIAKEEKKAEEKGPSKEEAKFIPFTGLARRLDGKPAAELASSTSSSVGINKRTRTIDAELRPQKSPRKLVFGSPDSESKSEKTQTKIIRSESPKKQQFLPFTGKKYSLTG